In Lactuca sativa cultivar Salinas chromosome 5, Lsat_Salinas_v11, whole genome shotgun sequence, the DNA window atatataaactctttttaataaataccttgcatatatattaccttacatattaaatgtggaattttaatttaataaaatgaaaaatacaataaaatgacaagtagaaaatagaaaattcaaaaattcttgaaaatgacatgtgtccaaatgaaggagaagaggacatgtgccaaaaaaaaaccttcatttattaaggaggatagaTTGGACTCATTTATAAACATGTGAAAAGTTTATTGACAGCTAGCATAATTATAAAATGTAGTGGTTTCTAAGTTGATAATGTGGCATGACAATGGTGATTTGGCAGTGTTTTAGACCTCTCTAAATAAGGTCAAGCATTTTGTAAGTACGTATTCATCAAATGGAAAATAAAAATCTAAATAGATTTATTCAATCATCATTTATTTCTATTTCATCTCATTTCCCTTACAAAATTAAAATCAGCACAACAAGACCATTTAATTATGAGGAACAAATGATTTACAAACCCTTGGAGATTTatttgttcatattttataaTCACAAGAGTACTTTTATGTTTGTAAAGAGACGATATGCAAAGGTTTATTAATAATAACCACACCCATGTATGTCACGAGTTTCAATGGTTGTGATCGGAAACCGAGAGTTAATGTCGGTGATCTATAATTATTTTTGGACACTTCCGTTAGGGAACTAACTGATGCTCTATAAGTCCTTACTCTTTCCATGCTTCAGCCTCCATCTAGTCCCTCCTTTCATGATATTACTACCACTTTCAAATTGAAGCAAATGTTGGCAATCAACAATTTCAAAATCAGATATCTCGTCATTGTCTTTCGTCAATATAGAAGTGAAGGACTGCAGTTTGTGGTCCTTTGTACACTCTCGATAGTATTCTAGTGTAATGCTATCAATCTCGTAGTTCTCTATAATAGTCTTTGGAACACTCTACAATAACAATTAACTGTAATTATAACGCATGTATCATTCACCCTTAAAATATAAGATAAGCCAATTTTACCTCAAGGATCAACCCAATATATTTCACATGGTTCACATGGTTGTTAATATCTAAATCGCTCCATCTTGGCTGGTATATATTTGTGTTAATAATAAATGAATCAAAAAAAAATGTGTAAGTACAGCAATTAAATACCTATACCTATATAAAAAGGTAGCTACTAAATACACAACCCATGAACACCTTATTTTTTAAGTCAATCATTTACTACTAAAAACACACCCTAAATCTGGGGAAATGTGTAAAAAGACTGAAACCTTTTATGAGCATTGTAATTTGTGAATTTTAAAtacaattaattatttatttaaaaggcCTTGATCAGCCTGttattccttaatcaaaagatTCCAAAAATCCGAAAAATATGTCATTGACAAGATTTGAACCCTAGCCTACTATAGAACATGGCTGCGAAATTTCCACCAGGCTAAACAACTTTTCGATTTTAATAGCTGAAATATTATATATAAAGTACTATAATACTAAatctattattattaataatatagttattattattattaattatattattcttaaatatattattattattattatatgatatatatatatatatataaacgtatTTTATAACGTATAAATTCACTTAAAAATGTATATAACTCGTATTTGAAGGTATTTGTATCcgtatttaaaagtatacttaCTCTTTCAAATATATAGTTTCAATATATAAATACCTTATacctttaaattttatttatacctttaaacatatttttattgttttttatatataaaaataacgtTTTAGTCAACGACCAACCACTGCCTTTGCCGCCTACAACAACGGCCGGCTACCGCTTAGAACACGCCGGCAGCCTACCGACAACCACCTACATTAACGTTCGTCCACAGTGTAGAAAAAATAGAAAGAGAAAAGAGAGAGTTCGTGATCGTGAGGAAGAAATATCGATAGGAAGAAATATCGATAGGAAGAAACAGATGGAGATAGAGACCGAACAGTTCAATGACAACAATGCTCCGGTGGCGACAGTCAAAGAAACAGATGGAGATTGagattaatgtttttttttgggaAAGAGGCCACAGCCCCGACAAAGATTATGACAAGGCTTTAGGGTTTTGAGTTTTAAAAAAAGAGATAGGGTTGGATTTTATAATGGGCTAAAAGATTATATATTTCTTTTCTTAATCATGTTTTAgaagattatgttttttttaataaaattatatttattaaaaacaaaagcaaaaaatatatattaattaatagatattaattaaaagttaaaaagtATGTTTTAGAAGATTacgtttttttaataaaattatatttattaaaaaaaaaacaaaaaatatatattaattaatggatattcattaaaaattaaaaagtatGTTTTAAAGATTacgtttttttaataaaattatatttattaaaaacaaaaacaaaaaatatatattaattaatggatattcattaaaaattaaaaagtatGTTTTAAAGATTacgtttttttaataaaattatatttattaaaaacaaaaacaaaaaatatatattaattaaaagttaaaaagtaattactatttatttatcaactaataattACATTTGACTAATCATAATAAAAAAGTAAGTTTTTTAATCATTAAAGGGTGTTTTTTTAGTATAGGTTGTTTTTTTTAGTATTTAGGGGTGTTTATTTAGCCATTCCCATATAAAAAATATCAAAGTAGATAAAATTCGACCCACCTTTAAACCTTTGCACATGTGTTCATTAATGTTCTTCTCACTTGTTGACCATGTTCTAGTAACTTGTTCGACTAAAGGGGGTTTATCCACATAGATTTGCTCCAGTTTAGCTCGAATTTCATTTGGAATTTTGGATAACTTTCTTGTCTTGCTATTCATCATTACCCAAAAGCTACAAGATAGTAGAAGTACTATAACATCATCAATACAAATAAGTTCTACCACAATCAAGTTTTAAGTCATCATGTTAGAATTAAAGATTTATACCTTGAAGCTCTTACTAATATCTCGCCCGTTTTGCAATCACGGAATGTTAGATTACAACACACACCATTTTTCCCATACGCAGCTTTCCAAGTATCAATCTGAACAAAATCACCCCTGCAGTAATAATTAAATCTTAACATGACAAATTCCTAATGGTTAAAAGAAACGTGGCTTTTACAAACCTAGTAAGTTTCACGATATAAAAACTGATCAATATACAAAATTTTAAATAGATGGGATTGTAATTAATGATCTACTAAAATTTAACTCTATCAGCTTCAAATTAAGACGAAGATGATTAAATGATAGAATTATATACAGTGAACCAAGGACCATGTATAGACAAAAATGAGTGTCATACCATGTTGGATAGCGATCCACAACCATATGAATCTTTGCCATCACCCACGTTAGGTTGTGCTTGAACATCTCCTTCGACCCAAACCACTCATGTATGAGTCCACCTTTCTTCATATGATTAGCTGTTGTTTCCTGTGAGTTCACCTTGAGATTGTGAATAATAGCATGTACATAACTAGAAATGGACAAACCAAAAGGCACCTCTCCATAAGAATCAACTTTTTCTAATTTGTATCTTGTTTTTATTTTCGTAGCTTTTTACTAGCTTTAATAAAATTGCGCTTCTAATTAAAAACACTACAAATTGAACATTATATATACCTGCAAATGGTTCATTAGTGTTTCTACGGTAGCTATATGATATGGCCCTACTTCataaaccctaatacaaaattTTTCTTGGAATATAAAACCATCTTGAATCATTCTTTCTACCAGAAGATCTGAAACCATGTTTGGATCCTCTTTCTCCGGGTCGACCATGCTCCAATCCAAAGCACCTGCTTTTGTAGCATTTACCTTTGTTGGAGCTTTAAATTGCGAACTCCAAGAAGAAGCATATTTTAACTTAATCTTCTTATGCTTATGCATGGCACCTCGATTGCATCCGAACTTGACGGGTGTCATGCCTGGGGAAGAGTTCATAATTATGGATGATGAAGTGGTGATCATAACGGTCATTGCTTGTTAATAATTTTTTATGCTGGAATTGCAATAGACAATGTTTTCGTTCTTTAACTATTTATAGAACCATAGAGCACAATCATACCCTTCAACATTTTAGATCGACTAACGATAAATTAATTACATTACAGTTTATGATGAATTTAATGGTCTATGTGAAGCTAAACATGGTCTCAAAGTAAAGCTAGGGGCAGAGCCATCATTTGAAGACAGATGGATTaagaaaattgaaaaaataataagaaaaagtcGTATAAATCAAAAGTGCATACTATATTTGTTAATTGAAACTACGTGGACTATACTGGTTAATCGATTATTAAAAGAACTGTTAATGAAACGAATTAAAATAAAGGAGGGTAAATCGGTAATTAAAATAAATGGTCGTGGTAAATTAAAACAAATAGGGGTAAATCTGTAATCAAAATAAATAGGCCTCAATTTAGTCATAGTCATACTGCCATAACCTTAATGctaattacttttttttatataataattgaAAGGGTTCATAATTGAAATTGTAAAAGGGATTGGGAGGGGCTTAACATCACAGAAAATTAATGTGATCTTCAATTTAAACATAGGCTCGTTATTACCTATACTATATTTTAGACCTGACGGAGCGTCTGGGGAAAGGCAGCGGGATCCTTTCCTGCTCACGGAACACCACACCGGGAGTGCTGGAACGCCGGTGAGGGGAGGAGATGGAGGGAGGGGTTGCTGCAGTCTCTTTTTCTATTATTGGCTGGATTtttatttagttatttttttttcaattgaactGTTGAAAACGGTAATAAATAagaaacttaatttttttttccaatacaACCGTTGAAAAACGGTAATAAAAAAATTACTTTTAACGGCTACATATCTAAAAATTGAGCTTGTAATGTTTTTTACACTCTACAACATCTATAAATATACACCCTTTAACCTTCAAACTCACACCACTTGTATCAATTTATGTGTACTTTCTTCAAAAAAATGAATCATGACAAGCAAACCCGAAACTCCGATAGAAGGAAAAAAGACAAATGTTTCGAGTTCAAGCAACCCAACTCGAAATATTTTCGCTATCAATTCATCTCAAGGGGTTTATCGTCTACAACTCGCTTATAGCCTTCAATCTTCATTACAATTCCAATACCAAAATGTTAGGCAATTTTACTAGGTGTAAGTTCCAAATGTTACGCCAAATATGAAAAACACCGACCATTTTTTGGGAAGGGCTTTGTAGCTCGTTTTGATGAAAAGGAGCGGATTATGCAAAAATATTTTCCATAGAtcgttgtttgtttgtttgtttgtttttactAGTAATTTAAATCTTACGTTTTTTATAtactttttattttaattaatgtagtggtttttatttttagttaattttatatttattactcatttaaaaaaattataaatcataaaaatcaattatttttatttaaaaaaaaatgaacttTCCCCACACACCCTGATTTTTGGTTAGGGAAAAAAAAGTTGAGGAAATGATGATGTGGCAGGAATGAAGAAAACTTCCATCAGACACCCTCCGACCTTAAAGTTGTAAACGAGATTGAGGGATGTAAAGCATCGAGCAGGCCCCCACCACCTCTTATCTCCAACCATGAGTACATATAGATCCTATGAGCCAATAAATAAGCATTTAGCAGACATCAGTTAATTAATAATGATGAGCCCTCCTAAGTATTCTTAAAAGAACAAGACTAATCTTCATTGTCCCTGTAGTCTTTAGGAATACCAACTTTAGCCCTTAATTTTTTTTGATTTCATAAAAAGTCGATGTGATTCCCATTTCTACCATGTATGGTCTCACTCATATAAAAAtacttttatagtttttttaattttttttaaatttatttcttttaaatcatttaatcaataaataaataacaccACCACCATGTCTTCTTCCCCACCCTCCCCCCTTCTGTTTCCTTGATAAAAATATCTCAAAAGGAATCAAATTCTAGTACATGATTCTTCCTAACTGCTTAATCGCAGACAAACACAAACCACCATCTTTACAACTCTCTTCCCTCAATAATCTCAAAGCAATCATCTCACCATCTGCTACTATTGCAACTGCACCATAACTTAAACCTCCAGAGCTTTGTTTACATCTATTTAATGATTAACCACATAAGTTAGCATCATTCCCCTAAAATGAATCCACCCACACTataagaaaaagacccttttacgacgcgcaaaccacgacactcattgatttatgttatgcaaaagagagtgacattaaaagtgtcatctcttcaaaaaatttcagGATTTAGGTCACACATTATTGCGTGCCTTTAAATTAGtgtcataagaaaaaaaaaattaaaaacacggagggcactgtatcttaaatgcgtgtcctctataagtttcgctttataattttaatgaacgctCGTTTAATAGATacggggaaaatgaaatccccaaaattttgaaaacccaacTTGTTGTTTTCTACCTTCTTGCTATCTTTCATCTTCGCAATCGATTCTCCCCTCTCCCTCCTCTCCGATCCACTTCTCAACTACTCCTGACCTTACTTGTTAATCGTCTCATCAGATCTCTGATCTAGTGTCACTTTGAAGATCaagaaatttcaaaccctagtctCCCGAGACAGAGACGAAAAGAGAAGAAACATGAAGAATGCACTTATCGTTCTTACGACTTATGATGTTTCTCAAATTCTCTCGATTCTCTCTAGCCTCTGCAACAATCGACGATATCACCTCGCTTCGCTTGGCCTTTCTGGCAACCTCAGGTCCACCTC includes these proteins:
- the LOC111897954 gene encoding palmitoyl-acyl carrier protein thioesterase, chloroplastic; translated protein: MTVMITTSSSIIMNSSPGMTPVKFGCNRGAMHKHKKIKLKYASSWSSQFKAPTKVNATKAGALDWSMVDPEKEDPNMVSDLLVERMIQDGFIFQEKFCIRVYEVGPYHIATVETLMNHLQETTANHMKKGGLIHEWFGSKEMFKHNLTWVMAKIHMVVDRYPTWGDFVQIDTWKAAYGKNGVCCNLTFRDCKTGEILVRASSFWVMMNSKTRKLSKIPNEIRAKLEQIYVDKPPLVEQVTRTWSTSEKNINEHMCKGLKPRWSDLDINNHVNHVKYIGLILESVPKTIIENYEIDSITLEYYRECTKDHKLQSFTSILTKDNDEISDFEIVDCQHLLQFESGSNIMKGGTRWRLKHGKSKDL